From the genome of Marinitoga sp. 38H-ov:
GAATATCCTAATGCCTCACGAGATAATAAAGGTAGATTGTTAGTTGGCGGAGCGATTGGTGTTTCTGATGCTTTTGAAAGAGCAGATAAACTAATCAAAAGTGATGTAGATGTTTTAGTGCTTGATTCCGCACATGGACATTCAAAAAACATAATAGAGATATTGAAGAAACTAAAAAAAGAATATCCAAATATTCCAATAATTGCTGGTAATATAGCTACAAAAGAAGCAGCAATAGATTTAATAAAAGCAGGAGCTGATGCTTTAAAAGTTGGAATTGGTCCTGGATCAATTTGTACTACAAGAATAATTGCTGGTATAGGAGTTCCTCAATTAACAGCAATTATGGATGTTGTTAATGAAGCAAAAAAATATAATATACCAGTAATTGCTGATGGAGGTATAAGATTTTCAGGTGATATTGTAAAAGCATTAGCTGCTGGAGCAAACAGCGTCATGATAGGAGGTATATTTGCGGGGACCGAAGAAGCTCCTGGAGAAACAATACTTTATCAAGGGAGAAAGTATAAAACATATAGAGGAATGGGTTCAATAGGAGCAATGAAGAAAGGAAGTAAAGATAGGTATTTTCAAGAAAATATTTCAAATAAAGATAAATTTGTTCCAGAGGGTGTTGAAGGTATGGTTCCATATAAAGGGAAGGTAAGTGAAGTAGTTTATCAATTATTAGGTGGATTGAAATCAGGAATGGGTTATATTGGAGCTAAAAATATAAATGAATTACATGAAAAGGCTGAATTTATAAAAATTACGACTGCATCCATAAAAGAAAGTCATCCGCATGACATATCTATAACTAAAGAATCACCTAATTATTCTACAAAAAATTAATGCCCCTAAGGGGCATTATTATTTTTTATGTGGAATATTAAAGTAATGAGGATGTTTTGGACTCAAATTTTTATAGTAATTCATATGAAACCTTTTTTCATACAATCTTTTTCTTATGTTTTTTCTTAAGTCAAATGTTTTATTTTTATAATTAATTTTTACAGGTATAAAATATTTTTCATTTTTCAATTCAATAAAATAGCCATTTAGTGTAATGTAAGTATCTTTTTCAAACAAATTAAATAATTTTTGATAATTTGGAAATAAAACTTTAAAATCATTGGTTTCTTTAAAAGTTAATAAAAAAAATCTTTCAGATACAATTTCAGTTTTTTCTATAGTTCCTATAATTTCTATCAATTTATTTTCATCAAATATAGGTGGGTTTTTAACAAATGAAAACATAGAAACACTAAATAAAATAATTAAAAATACTACAAGTGTTTTTTTCATTGTACCACCTCCTCGTGTATAATGTTTTCATATAATTAATAAATCTGATATTTATTTTTAAAAAAA
Proteins encoded in this window:
- the guaB gene encoding IMP dehydrogenase, coding for MFRETLTFDDVLLVPKYSEVTPSMVDTETILVKDIKLKVPLISAAMDTVTEYEMAKALAHAGGIGIIHKNMTIEEQAYQIEKVKKTENGIIYDPITISPNTTILEAENIMKEYKIGGLPVVDENKKLLGILTNRDMRFEKNTNKMAKELMTSFEKLIVADSRISIEEAKEILHKNRIEKLPIIDKNKKLIGLITIKDIFSIEEYPNASRDNKGRLLVGGAIGVSDAFERADKLIKSDVDVLVLDSAHGHSKNIIEILKKLKKEYPNIPIIAGNIATKEAAIDLIKAGADALKVGIGPGSICTTRIIAGIGVPQLTAIMDVVNEAKKYNIPVIADGGIRFSGDIVKALAAGANSVMIGGIFAGTEEAPGETILYQGRKYKTYRGMGSIGAMKKGSKDRYFQENISNKDKFVPEGVEGMVPYKGKVSEVVYQLLGGLKSGMGYIGAKNINELHEKAEFIKITTASIKESHPHDISITKESPNYSTKN